A region of Pseudomonas putida DNA encodes the following proteins:
- a CDS encoding MerR family transcriptional regulator, translating into MSLQTYSISDLSRELDITTRAIRFYEEQGLLSPERRGLERIYSARDKVSLKLILRGKRIGFSLAECRELIELYDPTSGNLKQLNSMLVKIAERRAQLEQQMLDIHQMQLELDTAQERCEQALAATLNNKDNR; encoded by the coding sequence ATGAGCCTGCAGACCTACAGCATCTCCGACCTGTCCCGCGAGTTGGACATCACCACCCGCGCCATCCGCTTCTACGAGGAACAGGGCTTGCTGAGCCCCGAGCGGCGCGGCCTGGAACGCATCTATTCAGCCCGTGACAAGGTCAGCCTCAAACTCATCCTGCGCGGCAAGCGCATTGGTTTCTCCCTCGCCGAATGCCGTGAACTGATCGAGCTGTACGACCCCACCAGCGGCAATCTCAAGCAGCTCAACAGCATGCTGGTGAAAATCGCCGAGCGCCGGGCCCAGCTGGAGCAGCAGATGCTCGACATCCACCAGATGCAGCTCGAGCTCGACACCGCCCAGGAACGCTGTGAACAGGCCCTGGCCGCGACCTTGAACAATAAAGACAACCGTTGA
- a CDS encoding PAS domain-containing sensor histidine kinase, with amino-acid sequence MQPATELSYEQLLARVAELEALLTQREDIAQANNKLLGELVDNSLANVFAADRKMRLLAINRTARETFRRLRGFVPQIGDYIPQFLANQPDIMSRLAPVWPRLLAGEAFIDTIALGPPEALRHYEIRYHPLLDARQRIQGGYLFAYDITERIAEQERLHQAEEALRQSQKMEAVGQLTGGIAHDFNNLLGSILGALELAEQRLGQQRYRDTARMLEVGKLNALRAASLVQRLLAFSRQQTLLPQPVDVQLLVAEMNDLIRSSIDSHIDFHDLTSADQWSIRIDPQQLENALLNLCINARDAMPLGGALRIGCENAELDEDQASRLDLPPGQFLHIRVDDTGMGMCKDVLQRAVDPFFTTKPMGQGTGLGLSMVYGFVCQSGGQLRIDSVLGQGTTVHLYLPRDENSPPPGLCAAPEEAVGRPQHRPYRIMLVEDQATMRLVLGDVLTELGHDVQAFEDGRSALKTLREGPLPDLLITDVGLPGGIDGHQLADAYRSLANEAPVILITGYDITSNMARSWLASHTEVLSKPFELKALSERIDRLLGVTAHLR; translated from the coding sequence ATGCAGCCAGCCACTGAACTTTCCTACGAACAGTTGCTGGCACGCGTCGCGGAGCTGGAAGCCTTGCTGACCCAGCGCGAGGACATCGCGCAGGCCAACAACAAACTGCTCGGTGAACTGGTCGATAACAGCCTGGCCAACGTGTTTGCTGCCGACCGAAAAATGCGCTTGTTGGCAATCAATCGCACGGCCCGCGAAACTTTTCGGCGTTTGCGCGGTTTTGTGCCGCAGATCGGCGATTACATCCCACAGTTTCTTGCCAATCAACCGGACATCATGAGCCGGTTGGCCCCGGTATGGCCGCGCCTGCTGGCCGGCGAAGCATTCATCGATACCATCGCCCTGGGGCCACCTGAGGCCCTGCGTCATTACGAGATCCGCTACCACCCACTGCTTGATGCGCGGCAGCGCATCCAGGGCGGCTACCTGTTTGCCTATGACATTACCGAACGCATTGCCGAGCAGGAACGTCTGCACCAAGCCGAAGAGGCACTGCGCCAATCGCAGAAAATGGAAGCGGTCGGCCAATTGACCGGCGGCATTGCCCATGATTTCAACAACCTGCTGGGCAGCATCCTTGGCGCACTGGAGCTGGCCGAACAACGCCTGGGCCAGCAACGCTATCGCGACACGGCAAGGATGCTCGAAGTCGGCAAGCTCAACGCTTTGCGGGCGGCCTCACTGGTACAGCGCCTGCTGGCTTTTTCGCGCCAGCAGACACTGCTTCCGCAACCGGTCGATGTGCAACTGCTGGTGGCCGAAATGAACGACCTGATCCGCAGCTCGATCGATTCGCACATCGACTTTCACGACCTGACATCGGCAGATCAATGGTCGATCCGCATCGATCCACAACAGCTGGAAAATGCCCTGCTGAACCTGTGCATCAATGCCCGTGACGCCATGCCCCTGGGTGGCGCCCTGCGCATTGGCTGTGAAAATGCCGAGCTCGACGAGGACCAGGCCAGCCGCCTGGACCTGCCGCCGGGGCAATTTCTGCACATTCGTGTGGACGATACCGGCATGGGCATGTGCAAGGACGTGCTGCAGCGAGCAGTTGATCCGTTCTTCACAACCAAGCCGATGGGCCAAGGCACTGGCCTTGGGCTGTCCATGGTCTATGGCTTTGTGTGCCAGTCCGGCGGGCAGTTGCGCATCGACAGCGTACTGGGCCAAGGCACCACCGTTCACCTGTATTTGCCTCGGGACGAGAACAGCCCGCCCCCTGGCCTGTGCGCTGCGCCCGAAGAGGCTGTCGGAAGGCCGCAACACAGGCCTTATCGGATCATGCTGGTAGAGGATCAAGCGACCATGCGCCTGGTGCTCGGCGACGTGCTGACGGAACTGGGCCACGATGTACAGGCTTTCGAGGATGGCCGTAGCGCACTCAAGACGTTGCGTGAGGGCCCATTGCCTGACTTGCTGATCACTGACGTCGGGCTGCCCGGAGGCATCGATGGGCACCAACTCGCAGACGCCTACCGAAGCCTTGCCAATGAAGCGCCCGTGATACTGATCACCGGCTACGACATCACCAGCAACATGGCCAGAAGCTGGCTAGCGAGCCACACTGAGGTGCTGTCCAAGCCGTTCGAGCTGAAGGCACTGAGTGAGCGCATCGACCGCCTGCTGGGCGTGACTGCGCATTTGCGTTAA
- a CDS encoding hydroxymethylglutaryl-CoA lyase: MPLPKEVRLVEVGPRDGLQNEAQPISVADKVRLVNDLTEAGLAYIEVGSFVSPKWVPQMAGSADVFAGIVQRPGVTYAALAPNLRGFEDALAAGVKEVAVFAAASEAFSQRNINCSISDSLKRFEPIMEAARSNGVRVRGYVSCVLGCPYEGKVSAEQVAPVARALHDMGCYEVSLGDTIGTGTAGDTRRLFDVVSGQVPREQLAGHFHDTYGQALANVYASLLEGISVFDSSVAGLGGCPYAKGATGNIATEDVLYLLQGLGINTGIDLDRLIAAGQRISGVLGRANGSRVARARSAQ, translated from the coding sequence ATGCCCTTGCCCAAAGAAGTCCGCCTGGTCGAAGTAGGCCCACGCGACGGCCTGCAGAACGAAGCCCAACCCATCAGCGTCGCCGACAAGGTACGCCTGGTGAACGACCTCACCGAGGCGGGCCTGGCCTATATCGAAGTCGGCAGTTTCGTCTCGCCCAAGTGGGTACCGCAGATGGCCGGTTCCGCCGACGTGTTCGCAGGCATTGTGCAGCGCCCAGGGGTGACCTATGCCGCCCTGGCGCCGAACCTGCGCGGCTTCGAAGATGCGCTGGCTGCAGGGGTGAAGGAGGTGGCGGTGTTCGCCGCAGCGTCCGAGGCGTTCTCGCAACGCAACATCAACTGCTCGATCAGCGACAGCCTCAAACGCTTCGAGCCGATTATGGAAGCAGCGCGCAGCAACGGCGTGCGCGTGCGTGGCTATGTCTCGTGCGTGCTGGGCTGCCCCTATGAAGGCAAGGTCAGCGCCGAACAGGTCGCGCCTGTTGCCCGCGCCCTGCATGACATGGGCTGCTACGAGGTATCGCTGGGTGACACCATCGGTACCGGCACTGCGGGGGATACCCGTCGGCTGTTCGACGTGGTCTCGGGCCAGGTGCCCCGCGAGCAGTTGGCCGGGCACTTCCACGACACCTATGGCCAAGCCCTGGCCAATGTCTACGCCAGCCTGCTTGAGGGCATCAGCGTGTTTGACAGCTCGGTGGCCGGGCTGGGGGGCTGCCCTTATGCCAAAGGCGCCACCGGCAATATCGCCACCGAGGACGTGCTGTACCTGCTGCAGGGGCTGGGCATCAACACGGGCATCGACCTGGACCGCCTGATCGCTGCCGGGCAGCGCATCAGCGGCGTGCTTGGCCGCGCCAACGGCTCGCGGGTGGCGCGGGCACGCAGCGCACAATAG
- the ccoG gene encoding cytochrome c oxidase accessory protein CcoG, with translation MNDRIPFTEIAAPTLTAAKRHVDSGIHTRSFTGLYRNLRIGFAGVLFALFFGTAWLDWNGRQAVLWDLSSSKFHIFGATFWPQDFILLSALLIICAFGLFAITVYAGRVWCGYSCPQSTWTWLFMWCEKISEGDRNQRIKLAAAPWSLEKLARRALKHSLWLAIGVLTGLTFVGYFTPIRPLAAELFTLQLGGVALFWVLFFTAATYINAGLLRDAVCLHMCPYARFQSVMFDKDTLAVAYDPRRGETRGPRKKGSDAHAQGLGDCIDCTMCVQVCPTGIDIRDGLQMACIGCAACIDACDGVMDKMGYARGLIGYKSEHSLQGGSTHWLRPRLLGYAAALVVMIGALVVALHLRPMVSLDVIKDRGLFRENAQGQIENIYLLKVINKTESTQRYHLRLLDADGFTLQGKTEFIIPAGEMSELPVSVAMLAERPSSSSQTLSFEVQDSDDPAVRSVAQSRFVAPMNR, from the coding sequence ATGAACGATAGAATCCCCTTTACCGAGATCGCCGCGCCCACCCTCACAGCCGCCAAACGCCACGTTGACAGCGGCATCCATACCCGCAGCTTCACGGGGCTGTACCGCAATTTGCGTATCGGTTTTGCGGGGGTTTTGTTCGCCCTGTTTTTCGGCACCGCCTGGCTTGACTGGAACGGTCGACAGGCCGTGCTGTGGGATTTGAGCAGCAGCAAGTTCCACATCTTCGGCGCGACCTTCTGGCCGCAGGACTTCATCCTGCTGTCGGCGCTGTTGATCATCTGCGCCTTCGGCCTGTTTGCCATTACCGTGTACGCCGGCCGCGTGTGGTGCGGTTACAGTTGCCCGCAAAGCACCTGGACCTGGCTGTTCATGTGGTGCGAAAAAATCAGTGAAGGCGACCGCAATCAACGTATCAAGCTTGCTGCGGCCCCCTGGAGCCTGGAAAAGCTGGCCCGCCGTGCACTCAAGCACAGCCTGTGGCTGGCCATCGGCGTGCTCACCGGGCTGACCTTCGTCGGCTACTTCACCCCGATACGGCCCCTGGCCGCAGAGCTGTTCACCTTGCAGCTGGGTGGGGTCGCGTTGTTCTGGGTATTGTTTTTCACCGCCGCCACCTACATCAATGCCGGCTTGCTGCGTGACGCGGTTTGCCTGCACATGTGCCCCTACGCTCGCTTTCAGAGCGTGATGTTCGACAAAGACACCCTGGCGGTCGCCTACGACCCGCGCCGTGGCGAAACCCGTGGCCCGCGTAAAAAAGGCAGTGACGCCCACGCTCAAGGCCTGGGCGACTGCATCGACTGCACGATGTGTGTGCAGGTCTGCCCCACCGGCATCGACATCCGCGATGGCCTGCAGATGGCCTGTATCGGCTGCGCGGCCTGCATCGATGCCTGCGACGGGGTCATGGACAAAATGGGTTACGCCCGTGGGCTGATCGGTTACAAGTCCGAACACAGCCTGCAAGGCGGCAGCACCCATTGGTTGCGCCCGCGCCTGTTGGGCTATGCCGCCGCACTGGTGGTGATGATCGGCGCGTTGGTGGTTGCCTTGCATTTGCGCCCGATGGTGTCGCTGGACGTGATCAAGGACCGTGGCCTGTTCCGCGAGAACGCCCAGGGCCAGATCGAGAACATTTACCTGCTCAAGGTCATCAACAAGACCGAAAGCACCCAACGCTATCACCTGCGCCTGCTGGACGCTGACGGGTTCACCCTGCAGGGCAAGACCGAGTTCATCATCCCGGCCGGCGAGATGAGCGAATTGCCTGTGTCGGTGGCGATGCTCGCAGAACGCCCGAGCAGCAGCTCGCAAACGTTAAGTTTCGAGGTGCAGGACAGTGACGATCCTGCCGTGCGCAGCGTTGCCCAAAGCCGCTTCGTCGCACCGATGAACCGCTGA
- the mapR gene encoding GntR family transcriptional regulator MpaR (MapR regulates genes involved in Pseudomonas quinolone signal (PQS) production and anthranilate metabolism), whose translation MKRYERFADDIAELIRSGVLGPGQRVPSVRYASQTHGVSPSTVFQAYYLLERRGLIRARPRSGYFVNAHAPRQFSEPQALQPVSESTDVDVSALVFSILDSIKDPNTVPFGSAFPSPELFPLQRLARSLASASRAMDPRMVVTDLSPGNPQLRRQIALRYMVGGLMLPMEELLITNGALEALNLCLQAVTEPGDLVAIEAPAFYACLQVLERLKLKAVEIPVHPREGMDLNVLAQTLEKHPIKAVWCMTNFQNPVGASMPEAKKQALVELLARHEVPLIEDDVYAELYYAQQAPKPAKAFDTQGLVMHCGSFAKSLAPGYRIGWVAAGRFAQKIERLKLMTSLCASMPAQAAIADYLQHGGYDRHLRKLRYALEGQQANMLAAISRYFPVQTRVSQPSGGYFLWLELPEQMDALKLFHMALAQGISIAPGPIFSPTRRFGNCIRLNYGSPWHDGAERAMETLGRIIRSF comes from the coding sequence ATGAAACGCTACGAACGATTCGCCGACGACATTGCCGAACTGATCCGCTCCGGTGTGCTGGGCCCTGGGCAGCGGGTACCGTCGGTGCGCTATGCCAGCCAGACCCACGGGGTCAGCCCATCCACGGTGTTTCAGGCCTATTACCTGCTTGAGCGCCGTGGGCTGATCCGCGCGCGGCCGCGCTCGGGGTATTTCGTCAACGCCCATGCGCCGCGCCAGTTCAGTGAACCACAGGCCTTGCAGCCGGTCAGCGAATCCACCGATGTCGACGTCAGCGCCCTGGTCTTTTCCATCCTCGACTCGATCAAGGACCCCAACACCGTACCGTTCGGCTCGGCGTTCCCAAGCCCCGAGCTGTTCCCGCTGCAGCGTTTGGCTCGCTCGCTGGCCAGCGCCAGCCGCGCGATGGACCCACGCATGGTGGTCACCGACCTGTCACCCGGCAACCCACAACTGCGCCGGCAGATTGCCCTGCGCTACATGGTCGGCGGGCTGATGCTGCCGATGGAAGAGCTGTTGATCACCAATGGCGCGCTCGAAGCGCTGAACCTGTGCCTGCAGGCCGTCACCGAGCCCGGCGACCTGGTGGCGATCGAGGCACCGGCCTTCTATGCCTGCCTGCAAGTACTGGAGCGGCTCAAACTCAAAGCCGTGGAAATCCCCGTTCACCCGCGTGAGGGCATGGACCTGAACGTGCTGGCGCAAACCCTGGAAAAGCACCCGATCAAGGCTGTGTGGTGCATGACCAACTTCCAGAACCCGGTGGGCGCCAGCATGCCAGAAGCCAAGAAGCAGGCGCTGGTCGAACTGCTGGCACGCCATGAGGTGCCGCTGATCGAAGACGACGTCTACGCCGAACTGTATTACGCGCAACAAGCGCCCAAGCCAGCCAAGGCCTTCGACACGCAAGGCCTGGTGATGCACTGCGGTTCGTTCGCCAAGAGCCTGGCGCCCGGTTACCGGATTGGTTGGGTGGCCGCCGGGCGTTTCGCGCAGAAGATCGAACGCCTCAAGCTGATGACCTCGCTGTGCGCATCGATGCCCGCCCAGGCAGCTATCGCCGACTACCTGCAGCACGGGGGATATGACCGCCACCTGCGCAAGCTACGCTATGCCCTGGAAGGTCAGCAAGCCAACATGCTCGCCGCTATTTCCCGGTACTTCCCGGTACAGACGCGGGTCAGCCAACCCTCCGGCGGCTATTTCCTGTGGCTCGAACTGCCAGAGCAGATGGATGCACTCAAACTGTTCCACATGGCCTTGGCCCAAGGCATCAGTATCGCGCCGGGGCCGATCTTCTCGCCGACCCGACGCTTCGGCAATTGTATCCGCCTGAACTACGGCAGCCCCTGGCACGACGGTGCCGAACGCGCCATGGAAACCCTGGGGCGGATCATTCGCTCGTTCTGA
- a CDS encoding MgtC/SapB family protein, translating to MNPWWHPIWQTIQAEFADLGDEREVTQVLVRLLMAALLGAVLGFERESKGKSAGVRTHMLVSLGAALFVLAPSMAGADEQALSRVIQGIVAGIGFLGAGTILKGNGQDTSHVKGLTTAAGLWMTAAIGTAAGMGREATALISTVLALLVLGMMPLLVEKVEKQDEEKQSEEEGRKH from the coding sequence ATGAACCCTTGGTGGCACCCCATTTGGCAAACCATCCAGGCCGAGTTCGCCGACCTCGGCGACGAGCGTGAGGTCACCCAGGTACTGGTCCGCCTGCTGATGGCGGCATTGCTCGGCGCGGTGCTGGGTTTCGAGCGCGAGAGCAAAGGCAAGTCTGCCGGCGTGCGTACCCACATGCTGGTATCGCTGGGCGCTGCACTGTTCGTACTGGCCCCGAGCATGGCCGGCGCCGACGAGCAGGCGTTGAGCCGGGTGATCCAGGGGATTGTTGCCGGTATCGGCTTTCTGGGCGCGGGCACCATTCTTAAAGGGAACGGCCAGGACACCAGCCATGTGAAAGGGCTGACCACCGCCGCTGGGCTGTGGATGACCGCCGCGATTGGCACGGCCGCTGGCATGGGGCGTGAAGCCACCGCATTGATCAGCACAGTGCTGGCACTGTTGGTGCTGGGCATGATGCCTTTGCTGGTGGAAAAGGTTGAAAAGCAGGATGAGGAGAAGCAGAGCGAGGAGGAGGGCAGGAAGCACTGA
- a CDS encoding DUF3203 family protein, with the protein MPVEIDESTRRCTLIGDNVHLEGDGSTIEIITDEQLRMSVALLAGQRVPITEAEADALTVVGAVDSRRHLKSSVPGSVI; encoded by the coding sequence ATGCCAGTTGAAATCGACGAAAGCACCCGCCGTTGCACGCTCATCGGCGACAACGTGCACCTCGAAGGCGATGGCTCCACCATTGAAATCATCACCGACGAACAGCTGCGCATGTCGGTGGCATTGCTCGCCGGGCAACGGGTGCCCATCACCGAAGCAGAGGCTGATGCCTTGACCGTGGTGGGTGCGGTGGATAGCCGCAGGCATCTGAAGAGCAGTGTGCCAGGCTCGGTAATCTAA